The Puntigrus tetrazona isolate hp1 chromosome 13, ASM1883169v1, whole genome shotgun sequence genome contains the following window.
AATCTCCTCCTGAGCAAATTAAACTGTGAGCGTCTGGGGatgatattgtttgttttgtatgaaAGTGCTCTTAATTTACTGTTTTGCTTGGTTTCACAGCTGTGTTTTCATTACTGTTTTTTGTATTCCCTTAGATCGAAGTTTCAAAGTGTAAAAGTGGCTAAAtgcaactaaattaaaaacagtttgacTGACCACATTTTCCTATTCTTATACAGCTGATCATTTTCTCACCAAAGTCTTTACTGAGGTTGCCCGAGGCACGCTCCAGCTTCGATGAGATGATCACAGGTACAAAGGTCTGGTAGACTTTAAATTACGTCCATCTTTTAGGGATATTATTTGGCCATATCTAATTCATCTTTTATCAGGGACAAAATTCCTAAGGATAATTCCAGATGGTGGTCCTGCATCCAAACACCCGGAAAAAGTCAAAAGAGTCATCTTTTGCACTGGAAAAGTGTACTATGAGCTAGCAAAACAGAGAAACCAGTTGAAGTTGGAGGCGGATGTTGCAATTGTCAGATTGGAGCAGGTTGCCAATTATAGTTTTCTTATGCATACAGTGTATCGTTTTTTACAATCATGACCATCAAATTCTTCCCTCTTAGATATCACCCTTCCCTTTTGACCTGATCAAGGCTGAGGTCAAAAAGTACAGCAACGCTGAACTCATATGGTGTCAAGAGGAACACAAGAATATGGGCTACTATGATTACATAAGGCCACGTTTCCTCACAGTGCACCCCAAGAGTCCAATATGGTGAGTctctttttaaaggaatagttcacccaaaagtgaaaactTAAGAATTGAATATTTACTCACCCATCCAAGATGTGTATTAttcttcatcaaaacaaatTTGGAGAAATGACATCAGTTGCCATCAGAATGAGTGTCCAAACAGCCCATAAAaacaactccagtccatcaattaatgtcttgtgaagaaGAAAGCGGCGTGTTTGTACTAAATTCATtacgatttttcttttatttcaaacaagttctttttgcataataatgctttctccAGAAATATGCAGATCAAGCAAAAAACGGTCCAAAACAGTTCTTAACAAGTATGACGGCGATGATGAGGCGAGAGGAAAACAGGGGTCGACTTTTTTTATAGGATGAAACATTATgaattatttgcttattttggCCGGATTACAGATTTCCGCTTCACTGGAATTACTTGCAGattattatcatgtttttaacagcagtttcaactctcattttgacggcacccattcgcagtgatgtaatgctaaatttctccaaatctgttccattgaagaaacaaacatatctacatcttggatggcttgagggtgagtacatttttagccaatttgtttttttgagtgactaaatgtaaatgttcctTTAGACAAAATGTTTGATGTGGCCTAATCAAACTTATATACACCAAACGAAAACTTTCACACTCATTTTAGGTATGTGGGCCGTGACCCTGCTGCAGCCCCTGCCACAGGAAACAAATTCACTCATCTGGCTGAGCTGAAGAGGTTCTTGGACACCGCTTTTAACCTCGAGGCTTTCAAGGGCAGGAATTTTTGATGCTATTGTGGTAGATGTGAAAGTtcgattttaaaatgaaatataacagGTATCAAcgcacaatttattaaataaggtCATGATGCCAAAGTATGGAAAATTGATAAATTGAACACAAAACAGCAAACAGAAATTTGTACCAGAAATCCCTTATCTGTCCCAAGTAATcggattttcatatttttttatttatttgtcttccATAACTGTCACACTTGGCTTCATCCTGAGACATCAAACAGATGGCATGTAGACAAGTAACAATATTCTCTATGGCAGTGGCGATATTCTCTGTAGCTTCCAAAAAATATGCTTCCTTTTTAGACTTTAGGGTACTTGTGGGAATCACAACATTTATAACGTCGACATGTCTATGACAACTTTCAAATGCTATACACACtgggaaagaaataaaaggaagTTACAAAACAATTACTTTAACCACCAATCTGATAAGCACAAGTATCTGATGCAATATCTTTCCGTGTAATCTTTCTATCAGCAAACTGCATTAGTAGTGGATTTTAGCAAGACTGAAACTTGTACATGGTCATCTGTCATGATCATTCTGTGGCTGCCTGTAGTTAAACTATTAACTGTCGTTCAAGCAGGACTAAACAGCTATAGCAATAATCCAGCTAACTGGATTTTACGTGAATCTGTGCTGTATGTTACTCATATGATAGGCACTTGCTATAgtgaatgtaatgtttaaaaaggGTAACAAATATTAGATTTAGTTGTAGTGTGATATAAAAAACTAGGCATTGCTCATCGTGAAAATGatcataaataaaattcacTGTGATAGATTGTGATAAATGACAGACGTTTCTCagcaataatgcaataaactgTCACTGACAAACGATGGATGTTTGCTTTGTCTTATCATTTTTCATGTACCTGTGCACATACATAAGTCTCTCCACAGACAAGTGTCCTGGCTTCATGTGCATTATGCATACCAGAAAACACTGTCTATCTAGTATGCTCATTAGATTTTAAGACCTTGGGTATGTTTAGAATAGTATGCTGTACCTTACAATTTTTTCAATTGATGCATTATGTAGTAGCCTATATGCTAATTTCCTGACTTACTCCATTTGCTAAAATGAGCAACGTATAACAGCACACTTATTTACTGCACTATTGTATTCTACAATGTAGTGCACTTTTTTTCTAGTGTGACAAATAAACTGGAAATAATAGCATCTGCTTTCTTGTCtcatctgaaaaaaattaagacattttacacaaagtgaaaattaatgttcaacatttttgtttccaCGTTAGCTATATAGAAACGTGAAGCTGATGTCCAGGAAACTACTACTGCCTCTCCGCGAGTTCAGGGCatgatttagattttctgtAGTGCTTGTGGAAAACACGACCACTGTTTTGCCACCCATGCTGCAGAATTGCGATTGTCGGCATTTGCAGCAGAGGGTGATCCTCTCAAAATGGCGGCGGCGCCCAAACGTGCAACGCGGCGTGACATAGATTCACGTGCTCTTGAACTCAGCatgtattgtaataaaaaaaaatagtttgtgtgAATGATGCTTGTTAATAACTCCAACTAGTTCCACTCTTGGTCACTCGTAGTATTCTGTACGTAGTATACTAGTGTTCCGTCGTGGACATGGCGTTCAGTACGCGTTTCTCACCGCGTCAACGGCCTCCCGGCAGCGAGCATCCAGTCGTCCATCACCCCCTATGAGCAAAGAGGAGTTTGACAGGCATTTCATGAGCATCACATCTCTTGTCATCCAGAAAGCAGAGGTTTCAAAATGTTGACGCAAATTACCAAACTCAAGGTCAGTAATGTTGCACGTGTAAACGCATTCTCCATTCACAATGAGCTCTACTATATTCCAGTCATCCGTTTTTTCCAGGACACACCGGTGGCCGTCGTCTTTTAGGAGCGCTAGGAAATTACAATAGTGTTACATGTATTGTTACTACAAACGGTTAACTTTGTCCAAATGTAACAGAATGGCAGAAACTTTTCAGAACacgtttttaatgatttaacgTTACCTTGTAAACCGTCCAAGCGAAATGTTCTATGCTCGACAATAGCACACGACTCGTACGGACCATACCTGACTATTACTAGTGAATTAATAGGCATTTTATAAATCTATGAACCACCTCAAGGCTCGGCTGTGGTCAAATCTGCTGTGTATACTTCGCTCCATAGTAACCAGTGACCATAGTAACCTAAAATATGCAAACGGGTCACAGGAAtctgtggggggaaaaaaaaaaaacaatttataaatgCTTCCGGAATAATATAGTGctgtattatacatttttaagtttgtttttggagCTTAATGTGCTcttctcaaaatgtttttttatctcAACACAATAAAAGTTGTGCATTGCTGTGTGAACAGAAGCACTCGCCTTATGATAATGTTAATGTATACCTGGCCTTAATCATTGCGGTGGGCATGAATGAATGTAATGTGAAAggtagaatattttttttatgctgtggTGTGGAAACAAAAAAGTGTGCCAGAATACAGATATTTCATAGTTGGTGGTAAATACTCAGCAAACACATAATTGGTTTTGAATGGTACTCTTTATGGCATCATTAGGATACAGTGATATTGATAAATAGACCATTTCTCCTTTTGAAAActctttttgaaaaaataaatatcccaGAGTTAAATAACATCACAGTTTAAGCACTCCACCACTAGACATACATTCTGTTAcatcctcattttttttttttacatgtattttttgtttggcCCATTCTCAAGTATTCATGCTTAACATTATGTCATGATAATCAACAAACATATTCTATTACTAAAAATTGGGCTAAGGCTATaatttctctctctatatatagtATGCGTATATTCTCTCTAGTACGTGTAACATGATTGAGtgctttatttgtatatttcagcTAAGCTACAGTACATATTTGATCTAGTTATAAAGTGCTAAAAGTAATTTCTCAAGGCGccactgttttagtttttgatcTACTTCACAGTTACTATTACGACAGGATCGACATGTAAGAGAAACAAAttagacacattttaaaaacacagtgttTACAGTGTTCACAATATAAATCTACACAATATTTCTCACTCAGTCTTTATCTGTGTACATTAGACAGACATcaagtattgttcatttttgtttagataTACTGTATGCTCCTTGTGTGCAACACGTGTCAGTAACATTTTCAGACATAACATAAGCACATACACAACAATAATTGCACGTTTAAAAAGCTTATTAATTTGCCACTGTAATCTGGCTATTATTCTCGTCTTTATAGGTTTCTGCTATTGCATTAGTAATCCAAAAATTCTGTTGCTGTTATTGCATTGGAAATCAAAACCCCACAGAATGGAAACACATGGCTCATattctttaaacatttatgcacATCGGCTTGTTTTCTGGACCTTAGACTGTGCATTTTTTGAATATGACCAAGTGAGAATTCAATTTATAgaacacataaaacacagcaCACTTTAAAGCTATAATACCAgaaagtataatatattttaatgcctGGTCCTGACATGTGGTTTATATACTACAgacttaaaatagaattttctaTGTATacagatactatttaaaaaaataaattgaataaactTTAAATTGCTAAGGATGAGACTCACAAAGACAAAGTTAAATAGCAGCTTCTGGTCCAATTCCACAGGGTTGTCATTCAGAGTActgtattttagtattttatgtcTTGACATAACCATAAAAACTGGTATAGATTGTAAACGGCTATAGGttatgatattaaaatgtacatatgcATACTAATCAAGTGGATATTGTACAGTTTTTCAAAGGCAGCGTAATGGAGAATGTAATTTTTGAGGGCAATTTCCACTTTACTTTTCATacgtatatataatttttttttttattattattattattattttttttatttattttaatttagggtgaactattcttttaatgcTGCCTTTTAATGCTGCCCCGTGTCCACTACTAATATACTCTTAGACAGAATAAGAAGCTGGGTAGGATTCTTGGAGACCTCAGCTTCTTTAGGTAATATTAAGAAGGCATAAAATGCTGAGTCTCATCTACTCCAGTTTAATTATATTCTCTTATAGgccaaataattcaaaataactaaatatatctACTTTTGTCAAGCACCTACAGCTCCATAGAATATCTATATCACTGCTGTTCTGGCCTTGTTTTTGAGACTATTTTCTCCCAAAATATCCATCTTTGTACAGTCACAGTGATTTCTGCTTCTCCCATACGATTCGAATGATGTAGCTTCTTGCTAAGACTTTCTCCCATTCTTCGTTACCTTGGTAGTTCCGTCCATCCTTTCTTTAGTGTCATTTGGATTAGCTTCAGTGTTGCTTTTTATACATAGATCTTGCATTTCTTTTAGGCACCCCTCAAGAGTCTTCACAAACAAATCTGAGCTGGTCTCGGCGCTGTCATGGAAGCTTGACACGCAGAAGAGGATGTGGTCCGTCTGAGGATTGTAGCAGGCTCCGTAGCCATTAGGGACGACAGGACCGTAGCAGCAGAACATCTCTTCAGTGGTAGGAACCTATGCAAAGACAGGCGTTTTTGAACAAACAGATTGGTGATCTACATTAAACTTAAGATGTATACACACTGCGAATCACAATTCATTGAGCGCTATCTCTCATGGCTTCAGTTTAAAGAGTTTAAAGTCAACCTGGCTTGTGGAGAGAATGAAGTGAATGCTGGTGGTGTAGGTTGTATCAGAAAACAGCTCTGGCTTTTCTAGATTCAGCTCCTTGGCAATCTCTCGCAGTCCCAACAAGTGATTGTCTATTGCCATCCCAGTGATTGCCTGTTAGAATAGACaagcaatattttattgtagATTGGACAGTATGACAATCACAGTTTTATAAGCGCAGTCAAACATCGTAAGTGGCAGATTGGCGCTAAATCAAATTTCACTTACTAGAATTGTGTAATTGGTTTGGGCTTTAATGGCTGAACAAAGCAACTCCATTTTCTCAGCATCCTAAATAAAAAGACGGATATTACTATTAAGCTACTCCCGTTttgacaaaacacacagcattgACTACAGAAGAGCTGACAGTGCAGAATGCACTAGAATATAATGGAAACCGGCTAAACTACATACAGCGATTTTGGAGTTATTTGCCATAGCTTTCACAAATGCCAAGGCCTCAGGTGTGGAGGAGCGAATGTTGTCAACTCGTCCTTCTTGAAAGCGGCGTATTGATGCACTTTCATAGGTGGGCACTAGATGTCCATGACATCTgagtgcaaaagaaaaaaagagtttcagATAAAAGTCTTCTCTATGTGGGGCTAATAcatctttatttaaagagaaGACTGACCTGTAAAATGTAAACTGGAGGGCAACTTGAATATAAGCATCAGGGCTCATTTTCTGTTTCTTGATGAACTCTTTGCCATAACCAGTGAATGTGTTGACGTTCATGTCCAGATTTTTCACAAGTCTGTAAGAATTAGcagtttataatattaaaaaaacgtgatattgtcaaatattacaatttaatagatctttttaccattttttaatgttatttattcctttgatggcaaggctgaatattcagcatcattacttaaggcatcagtgtcacatgattcttcagaaatcatgctgatATTCTAATTTGATGCtggagaaatgtttcttattattagcGCTGAAAACAGTTGggatttatatgaataattgaataattaactTTGATTGCTTCTAAGACAGGCTTTAGTAGGGTGGGTAAAGTATATTACTGCCCTGTTGTATCACCTGAATGTTTACATACCTCTGTAATTTGTCTGCTGAGGCCATGAGGAACGTTTGGATATCTGGTGAGCATTTCCAGCGAAGTCGTCTGGGGGCAGGAAGCTCACTCATGCTAGCGGCCCTCACAAGCTTAGAAGGGCTTCCTCTCCTGTGAAAGAAACAATCCCTTTGCGTCTTCACTATAGCTTAGTTGCTATTCTCAggctgtgtgtatatatctcaAGTCGTCTCATTAGAGTTTTCCACTTtggcaaatgcataaatgtaaccGTGACGTACTAGTGAGAATAAGCATGCAGAAAGATATTACAGATTCCTTTAGAAGTAAATGTATTCTGGGTAATCAAGAGTTACTttgaaattcattcatttctatgaatgaaataataatttgactCACATGTATCTCAGTAGATATTCTGTGCATTGCACAAGCACTATTCCTTCAAAAGGTGAGTGTTCGCACACAACACCACAGCACCCATCTGCACCTATTACAAACTGAAATCATTACAGTAGGTTTATTTTCCTGGTCGTTTGATCAACGCAATTTGAATCTAtcgttgtttgtgtttttctaccTGCATGGGCTTGTCATACCAGCGATTGCCCCCATTTTTGTCTGCCCCCCCTCCGTGGAGCATCAGTAAAGCTCGGTTGGTATCAGTCAGTTCAGTGGCAGACGGCTCGTCcaaacacaccagacacagaCAGCGCTCAATCATGTCCAGAGAGTCCCTGTTGGTAGAATCTGCACCCGATCGAGAAGCATTACATTTCATGTGTGTGAATTCCATTAACCTGTGCAGAACTTTTTGTGCCATCAGGGGAATTTATAGTTGTGAGAGAGTTGCTTTTCCAGATAAAATCGTGCTGTTTTAGtttcttaatattttgatgTCAAACTGCAGGTCTAGTATCAGATAAAGCTTGTATAGTTGAGAATAAATGATGTCTGACCTTTGATCAGCACACTGCGAGCTTCGGCCCACTGTGTTCTGCCATCTGATGTGAGAAGACCGATCGGAGGCAGACGCTCCTCTTCGATGTCTGCCATCTTTCTGATTCGCTCCAGTTGAGTGTAAAggtctttttcattcaaccgaCGAAAGTTTATCACCACATCGAGAACAAAAAACTGCAAACACAAGTCTTTGTCTTTACTGCTTTCTTATGACTCCTTGagactgattttaaaatgaatatgaagacaaaataaaaacaccagaTATAGTTGATGAAGTAATACCTACCTGATTCTTACAAGCCACTATTATGTGTTCGGGTTCGGGCATAACCGTGCTCTTCTGAGCCACTAAAGTGTCCATTTTTGGCCCCGGCAGACGGTAGGAGGTGAAGACCTTGTTGTACTGATCCATACACAGAGGCGTCCCGGCCAGCTGCCCACGAGCATAGTCTACAGGGAGGGCACGTCTGCAACAAGCGGCATACAGCCCTGTTTACAAAACtatgcaattatatataaatgaagcttgtcaaaaacaaaaaatataacctACCCATCTATAAGGGATTTATACTCTAATACACCTGAAATAAGATGGGCAGCAAATCtgtagagggaaaaaaaaatattagtattttatgtttatttgtaaatagtaatattgagaatattacaaataaaaacatttaatttactgggtgtaaagattttttaatgcaaagctAGATTTTCGggatcattactccagtcttgagTGTCATACGATccttcaaatcattttaaaatgctgatttggcatatttttgtgaaaaccgcaatacattttttttctgaattcaaCAGTATGTCCTAtgcaaagcacaaaaaaacagatCTTTTGTAGCGTTCATTTTGATTAAAGTAAGCACATTCACATGCAATTCCATtgttttaatgagtttttaTAATAGCACCCAAATTAGGTCTGTTAACAGTCAttggtttcattttataatcacCAAAAAAAGGCTAATGGCTAGAAACTGATACttaacattattacatattttaatacaacattttaaGATCTTTTTTGAGAATTCAGTGTTAAGCCTAAAATAGAAATGCCCATCGTAGGATGTATCGTTTCCATTTTAGGACTGAAATCAATATCATCTTATAATGGGAGGTAGACTTTGTTTACACGTGTACTAATCTGTAGATTAAACTAATTAATGTGCCCATATTGAGCTAATGTTGTCAGATGAAATCATGCAGTGTACAGACTTGACAGCTTCGCTCAAAACTAATGCATATGCAGCGGTGTCGATCATCTGAGTTTATGAGAGCCAAAACTGTCCCTGCCGTGTCCCCAGAGTCCCGTACCTGAGGGTGTCACTTTGAGTCCTGAAGTTCTGCTTGGGAAAGACCATCACAGGACTGGAGTTGACCGGTAGTGCTAATCTGTTGCTCAAATACATGTCTTCAAGCCAGTAGTCATACACCTTGGACAACGTTCAAAAAGAGACCAATACATCTGCACATTAAAAGGAAAGTTGTTTACGGCAAAGTCTTAGCAGTTAATGAAGTCCTTACCCAATTGGCCTTATTTTCGCTTCTCTCCAGTAGCTTTTTCTGAAGTAATTCTCCCATCCCATCAGGCGCTCCAAATTTCTCTACAATCGCCTTAGTTTTTTTGAACTGCTCCTCTGGTATTAGGTGACTCATGCACTTTAGGTACATGTCCAGTGTTTGCTGTAAGGGTGGCACTGGGAGCTTCGGGAGGCCCTGAATGGAGATTTAGCAGGAATTCTTAACTTGTATTTCAGCAGCATTTTTTTCCGtgatcttattttatttgttccatTTGTTATCTTTTgtagtgtatttaaataattttacccTTCGTTTGACCTGGCTGAACAAACAAGATCATCTCTGTTATAATGGCATAAaacttgatgttttgttttgaacacaGTACTGTAGTTGTATGTTTGTCAGAACATGTAACATTGTTTAGTTAAGCCAAATCCTGtattttacatacaaatatGTGATATATTTTGCTTACACTTGGATCTCCTGCGTCTCTCGCTTGCTCTCTTTTCAAAACGGGCATCGTCAAAGTGGTAGAGCTTcagtcaaaaaagaaaatccactGATAATTTTCCCAGTTCTCTCTGCAATAGACATACAGGCATGAGAGAAGGCTTGCattgcataaaatgtaaaaaaaaaaatctgattaagaCCAGACTTGTAATTATTCCGAATGAATTATAGGTCTATTATTGAATACATCTAATCCTTATGTTTCCTCTTGAATTCAAATTAGGTAGAAAGTCTATAATAGCTTTTAAGTTAGTCCTCATTTAAGAAGGCTGTAAgcatattgttaaaaaa
Protein-coding sequences here:
- the c13h10orf53 gene encoding UPF0728 protein C10orf53 homolog; its protein translation is MPINSLVIVRYGPYESCAIVEHRTFRLDGLQALLKDDGHRCVLEKTDDWNIVELIVNGECVYTCNITDLEFGGDGRLDARCREAVDAVRNAY
- the chata gene encoding choline O-acetyltransferase isoform X2, coding for MYLSNRLALPVNSSPVMVFPKQNFRTQSDTLRFAAHLISGVLEYKSLIDGRALPVDYARGQLAGTPLCMDQYNKVFTSYRLPGPKMDTLVAQKSTVMPEPEHIIVACKNQFFVLDVVINFRRLNEKDLYTQLERIRKMADIEEERLPPIGLLTSDGRTQWAEARSVLIKDSTNRDSLDMIERCLCLVCLDEPSATELTDTNRALLMLHGGGADKNGGNRWYDKPMQFVIGADGCCGVVCEHSPFEGIVLVQCTEYLLRYMRGSPSKLVRAASMSELPAPRRLRWKCSPDIQTFLMASADKLQRLVKNLDMNVNTFTGYGKEFIKKQKMSPDAYIQVALQFTFYRCHGHLVPTYESASIRRFQEGRVDNIRSSTPEALAFVKAMANNSKIADAEKMELLCSAIKAQTNYTILAITGMAIDNHLLGLREIAKELNLEKPELFSDTTYTTSIHFILSTSQVPTTEEMFCCYGPVVPNGYGACYNPQTDHILFCVSSFHDSAETSSDLFVKTLEGCLKEMQDLCIKSNTEANPNDTKERMDGTTKVTKNGRKS
- the chata gene encoding choline O-acetyltransferase isoform X1, whose translation is MPVLKREQARDAGDPSGLPKLPVPPLQQTLDMYLKCMSHLIPEEQFKKTKAIVEKFGAPDGMGELLQKKLLERSENKANWVYDYWLEDMYLSNRLALPVNSSPVMVFPKQNFRTQSDTLRFAAHLISGVLEYKSLIDGRALPVDYARGQLAGTPLCMDQYNKVFTSYRLPGPKMDTLVAQKSTVMPEPEHIIVACKNQFFVLDVVINFRRLNEKDLYTQLERIRKMADIEEERLPPIGLLTSDGRTQWAEARSVLIKDSTNRDSLDMIERCLCLVCLDEPSATELTDTNRALLMLHGGGADKNGGNRWYDKPMQFVIGADGCCGVVCEHSPFEGIVLVQCTEYLLRYMRGSPSKLVRAASMSELPAPRRLRWKCSPDIQTFLMASADKLQRLVKNLDMNVNTFTGYGKEFIKKQKMSPDAYIQVALQFTFYRCHGHLVPTYESASIRRFQEGRVDNIRSSTPEALAFVKAMANNSKIADAEKMELLCSAIKAQTNYTILAITGMAIDNHLLGLREIAKELNLEKPELFSDTTYTTSIHFILSTSQVPTTEEMFCCYGPVVPNGYGACYNPQTDHILFCVSSFHDSAETSSDLFVKTLEGCLKEMQDLCIKSNTEANPNDTKERMDGTTKVTKNGRKS